A genomic window from Castor canadensis chromosome 18, mCasCan1.hap1v2, whole genome shotgun sequence includes:
- the Oas2 gene encoding 2'-5'-oligoadenylate synthase 2 isoform X1 — protein sequence MGNWGSQVTSVPADELEFFIQNNLEPYGEFQKKVHTIVSTICDILMNSLTFPVVQGMAMGGSYGRDTVLRGHSDGVLVLFLDHLQQFRDQKKSQQEILNIIEQQLKNYLLIDQVKILRFQECLLISVSWWKQQMIFKVVPAFNPLGVNESPSPWIYRQLKSSLDEAGASPGEFSVCFTKLQQKFFGKYPRKVKDLILLLKYWLQQCQEKWGDSSLSSYALELLTVYAWEQGCNAEAFDIAAGVRTVLQLILQQEQLCIYWTVNYNFEVETIRNTLLYQLRSQRPVILDPTDPTNNVSRDHSFWLQLKEEASHWLTSPSLNNELPAPRWNVLPAPLFMTPSHLLDKFIKDFLQPNKDFLGQVRSAVNIICDFLKENCFRYSPTKVQKVVKGGSAAKGTALKNGSDADIIVFLDSLKSYTSQKEQRSQVIQEIQKQLEACQQEKELEVKFEVSKWKAPRVLSFSLKSKTLNESVDFDVLPAFNALGQLTAVSKSQAYAQLIGLYKSSDVLGGEFSTCFTELQRNFVESRPTKLKDLIRLVKHWYKQCERKLKPKASLPPKYALELLTIYAWEQGSGMNNFDTAGGFRTVLELVTKYEQLCIFWTVNYNFEVELMRKFLLTQIQKTRPVILDPADPTGDVGGGDRWCWNLLAKEAKEWFSSSCFINGSGYPVQPWRVPTVQTPGSCGARVYPVVNETFPVSCHSTLIWQY from the exons ATGGGGAACTGGGGGTCCCAGGTGACCTCGGTGCCAGCGGACGAGCTGGAATTCTTTATCCAGAATAACCTGGAGCCCTATGGAGAATTCCAGAAGAAGGTCCACACGATCGTGAGCACCATCTGTGACATCCTGATGAATTCCCTGACGTTCCCTGTGGTGCAGGGCATGGCCATG GGTGGCTCCTACGGCCGGGATACAGTCCTGAGAGGCCACTCAGATGGTGTTCTCGTCCTCTTCCTTGATCACTTGCAACAATTCCGGGATCAAAAGAAAAGCCAACAGGAAATCCTCAATATCATTGAGCAGCAGCTGAAGAATTACCTGCTGATCGACCAGGTGAAGATCCTGAGATTCCAAGAGTGCCTCCTCATCTCAGTGTCCTGGTGGAAACAGCAGATGATCTTTAAGGTGGTCCCCGCCTTCAACCCTCTGG GCGTAAATGAAAGCCCCAGCCCTTGGATCTACCGACAGCTCAAAAGCTCCTTGGATGAGGCCGGGGCCAGTCCGGGTGAGTTCTCCGTGTGCTTCACGAAACTGCAACAGAAATTCTTTGGCAAGTATCCCAGAAAAGTGAAGGATTTGATCCTCCTCCTCAAGTACTGGCTTCAACAG TGCCAGGAAAAATGGGGGGATTCCTCACTATCTTCATATGCCCTGGAGCTGCTCACGGTGTACGCCTGGGAGCAGGGATGTAATGCAGAAGCCTTTGACATAGCTGCAGGCGTCAGGACCGTCCTGCAGCTCATCCTGCAGCAGGAGCAGCTGTGTATCTATTGGACAGTTAACTACAACTTTGAGGTGGAGACCATCAGGAACACTCTCCTGTACCAGCTCAGATCACAAAG GCCAGTCATCTTGGATCCCACAGACCCAACCAATAATGTGAGTAGAGACCACTCATTTTGGCTACAGCTGAAAGAGGAAGCCAGCCACTGGCTGACTTCCCCCAGCCTGAATAATGAGTTGCCTGCACCACGCTGGAACGTTCTG CCAGCACCACTCTTCATGACCCCCAGCCATCTTCTGGACAAGTTCATCAAGGATTTTCTCCAGCCCAACAAGGATTTCCTGGGGCAGGTCCGCAGTGCTGTCAACATTATCTGTGATTTCCTTAAAGAAAATTGCTTTCGATACTCACCTACCAAGGTCCAGAAGGTTGTCAAG GGGGGATCAGCCGCCAAAGGCACAGCTCTGAAGAATGGTTCTGACGCTGACATCATCGTGTTCCTTGACTCCCTTAAGAGTTACACCTCCCAAAAAGAGCAACGGAGCCAAGTCATCCAGGAGATCCAGAAACAGCTGGAGGCCTGTCAGCAGGAGAAGGAGCTTGAAGTGAAGTTTGAGGTTTCGAAATGGAAGGCTCCCAGGGTGCTAAGCTTCTCCTTGAAATCCAAAACTCTCAACGAAAGTGTTGACTTTGACGTACTGCCCGCCTTCAATGCACTGG GTCAACTGACTGCTGTGTCCAAGTCCCAGGCCTATGCACAGCTCATTGGTCTGTACAAATCCTCAGATGTCCTGGGGGGAGAGTTTTCTACCTGCTTTACAGAGCTACAACGCAACTTCGTTGAATCCCGGCCCACTAAACTGAAGGATTTGATTCGCCTGGTGAAACATTGGTACAAACAG TGTGAAAGGAAATTGAAACCAAAGGCATCTCTGCCCCCAAAGTACGCCTTGGAGCTACTGACCATCTATGCCTGGGAGCAGGGGAGTGGAATGAATAATTTTGACACTGCTGGAGGTTTCCGGACTGTCCTGGAGTTGGTCACAAAATATGAGCAGCTCTGCATCTTCTGGACGGTCAATTACAACTTTGAAGTTGAGCTGATGAGGAAGTTCCTACTGACCCAGATCCAGAAAACCAG GCCTGTGATCTTGGATCCAGCCGATCCCACTGGCGACGTGGGTGGAGGAGACCGCTGGTGTTGGAACCTTCTCGCAAAAGAAGCTAAGGAATGGTTTTCCTCTTCCTGCTTCATAAACGGGTCTGGGTACCCCGTACAGCCATGGAGAGTGCCA ACAGTGCAGACACCAGGAAGTTGCGGAGCTAGAGTCTACCCTGTTGTCAATGAGACATTCCCAGTCAGCTGTCATTCAACCCTGATTTGGCAATATTAG
- the Oas2 gene encoding 2'-5'-oligoadenylate synthase 2 isoform X2, protein MGNWGSQVTSVPADELEFFIQNNLEPYGEFQKKVHTIVSTICDILMNSLTFPVVQGMAMGGSYGRDTVLRGHSDGVLVLFLDHLQQFRDQKKSQQEILNIIEQQLKNYLLIDQVKILRFQECLLISVSWWKQQMIFKVVPAFNPLGVNESPSPWIYRQLKSSLDEAGASPGEFSVCFTKLQQKFFGKYPRKVKDLILLLKYWLQQPAPLFMTPSHLLDKFIKDFLQPNKDFLGQVRSAVNIICDFLKENCFRYSPTKVQKVVKGGSAAKGTALKNGSDADIIVFLDSLKSYTSQKEQRSQVIQEIQKQLEACQQEKELEVKFEVSKWKAPRVLSFSLKSKTLNESVDFDVLPAFNALGQLTAVSKSQAYAQLIGLYKSSDVLGGEFSTCFTELQRNFVESRPTKLKDLIRLVKHWYKQCERKLKPKASLPPKYALELLTIYAWEQGSGMNNFDTAGGFRTVLELVTKYEQLCIFWTVNYNFEVELMRKFLLTQIQKTRPVILDPADPTGDVGGGDRWCWNLLAKEAKEWFSSSCFINGSGYPVQPWRVPTVQTPGSCGARVYPVVNETFPVSCHSTLIWQY, encoded by the exons ATGGGGAACTGGGGGTCCCAGGTGACCTCGGTGCCAGCGGACGAGCTGGAATTCTTTATCCAGAATAACCTGGAGCCCTATGGAGAATTCCAGAAGAAGGTCCACACGATCGTGAGCACCATCTGTGACATCCTGATGAATTCCCTGACGTTCCCTGTGGTGCAGGGCATGGCCATG GGTGGCTCCTACGGCCGGGATACAGTCCTGAGAGGCCACTCAGATGGTGTTCTCGTCCTCTTCCTTGATCACTTGCAACAATTCCGGGATCAAAAGAAAAGCCAACAGGAAATCCTCAATATCATTGAGCAGCAGCTGAAGAATTACCTGCTGATCGACCAGGTGAAGATCCTGAGATTCCAAGAGTGCCTCCTCATCTCAGTGTCCTGGTGGAAACAGCAGATGATCTTTAAGGTGGTCCCCGCCTTCAACCCTCTGG GCGTAAATGAAAGCCCCAGCCCTTGGATCTACCGACAGCTCAAAAGCTCCTTGGATGAGGCCGGGGCCAGTCCGGGTGAGTTCTCCGTGTGCTTCACGAAACTGCAACAGAAATTCTTTGGCAAGTATCCCAGAAAAGTGAAGGATTTGATCCTCCTCCTCAAGTACTGGCTTCAACAG CCAGCACCACTCTTCATGACCCCCAGCCATCTTCTGGACAAGTTCATCAAGGATTTTCTCCAGCCCAACAAGGATTTCCTGGGGCAGGTCCGCAGTGCTGTCAACATTATCTGTGATTTCCTTAAAGAAAATTGCTTTCGATACTCACCTACCAAGGTCCAGAAGGTTGTCAAG GGGGGATCAGCCGCCAAAGGCACAGCTCTGAAGAATGGTTCTGACGCTGACATCATCGTGTTCCTTGACTCCCTTAAGAGTTACACCTCCCAAAAAGAGCAACGGAGCCAAGTCATCCAGGAGATCCAGAAACAGCTGGAGGCCTGTCAGCAGGAGAAGGAGCTTGAAGTGAAGTTTGAGGTTTCGAAATGGAAGGCTCCCAGGGTGCTAAGCTTCTCCTTGAAATCCAAAACTCTCAACGAAAGTGTTGACTTTGACGTACTGCCCGCCTTCAATGCACTGG GTCAACTGACTGCTGTGTCCAAGTCCCAGGCCTATGCACAGCTCATTGGTCTGTACAAATCCTCAGATGTCCTGGGGGGAGAGTTTTCTACCTGCTTTACAGAGCTACAACGCAACTTCGTTGAATCCCGGCCCACTAAACTGAAGGATTTGATTCGCCTGGTGAAACATTGGTACAAACAG TGTGAAAGGAAATTGAAACCAAAGGCATCTCTGCCCCCAAAGTACGCCTTGGAGCTACTGACCATCTATGCCTGGGAGCAGGGGAGTGGAATGAATAATTTTGACACTGCTGGAGGTTTCCGGACTGTCCTGGAGTTGGTCACAAAATATGAGCAGCTCTGCATCTTCTGGACGGTCAATTACAACTTTGAAGTTGAGCTGATGAGGAAGTTCCTACTGACCCAGATCCAGAAAACCAG GCCTGTGATCTTGGATCCAGCCGATCCCACTGGCGACGTGGGTGGAGGAGACCGCTGGTGTTGGAACCTTCTCGCAAAAGAAGCTAAGGAATGGTTTTCCTCTTCCTGCTTCATAAACGGGTCTGGGTACCCCGTACAGCCATGGAGAGTGCCA ACAGTGCAGACACCAGGAAGTTGCGGAGCTAGAGTCTACCCTGTTGTCAATGAGACATTCCCAGTCAGCTGTCATTCAACCCTGATTTGGCAATATTAG